The DNA region AAGTCGTCCATGCCCCAAGCGCCGAACTTCGGCGGGTCGAGATGCTCCGGCGGATGCAGCGCGGGCTGCGAGAGCAACGCGATGGAACGAAGATCCGCGCGGCCGAGCACCGCTGAGCTGATCGCGGCGATCCGCTCCTGGGACAGTCCGACCATCCGTTGGTCGAGTTCGAGGATTTTCGGTTTCACGACTTCGACGAGGTTCTTCAACTGCCGCCCCGACGCCTTGGAGACAAAGTCGCGCGCCTGGGCCGATGTGGAACGGGCGAGCGAGTTCAGCTCGACGGCGAGGTCCACCCGCGCCAACTGCAGCTGGTTTCGCAGCATGTCGCGGCGCTCGGCGCGGCCCGCGTCGAGGTTGCGGTGCTCGTGGGTGCGCTCGCGCAGAACTTGGCGGTGCTTTTGCGACAGCGCCTCCTCTTCGGCGGGGTCTTGCGAGCGCATCCCCGCCTCGGAGAGCTGCGCGTCCACGTAGCGCAGCCAGTTCTGGCGCGTCAACAGCTCCGGGTCCAGTTTTTCGATCCGGCTCAGGTCCGCTGCGAGTTCGCGCACGCCTGACGCGGCGCTCCACTGCCGCACTTGCAAAGGGTCGTGCGCGTTCATCGCCAGGTGGTGCAGCCGGGCGGAAACAGGGTGCAGCACCGCGGAGGCGAATCTCGGGCCGAGGTCTTCGAGCGCGTCCGCGGCCTTGGCCCGCGTCCCCCGCCAGTCCTCGTACGCGTCGATTTTCGTGATCGCGAAGACGATGTGGTGGACCCGGCCCGCAACGGCGCGCACCACGGCCAAGTCGGTGGCGTCCACCGGGGCGGCGGCGTCAAGGACGACCAGCGCGGCTTTCGCGCCGATCAACGCGAACGCGGCGAGGTCCGCCTCGTTGACTTCGCGCACTGCGACATCGGGGGCTTCCTCCGCCAGCGCGGCGATGAGCTCCGTTTTGCCGCTGCCCGGCGCGCCGACGACCACGATCGGCTGCGTCGCGGGCACAGGGCTCTCCAACACGAGGTCGGGCTGCAGTCTGCGCAGCAGGGAGCGGGCGCGCGCGGGCCAGTCCTCCTGAGAGCCCTCGTGTTCCGCGCTCACGCTGGGCGGCCTGGCTTCGAGCGCTCCGCCCAAGAACGCAGAAAACCGACATGCAAATCCCAGGCGAGGCCCGCCGCCCTCGGGTCGGCGCACTGCGCGCCCAGCTGGCGGAACCGAATCGCCTCCTGCAACGCCGCCTGTGGGTCGTCGAGCGCGTCAGGCCCCAGCGCCAAATCGGCCTCGTCCAGCACGCCGCTGCCCCAAGCCGCGTCCATGCGCAGCCGCGCGACCGGCCCGCCCGCCAGAATCGCCTCGATCTCGTCCCTGAGCACGCCAAGGCTGGCCGCCTGTTCCATCTTGGCGAGGAACTCGCTGATCCGCCGGGCGCGGGCGCGAACGGCGAGGCCCTGCAGACAGGGCAGGAACGCGCTGAACCCGCTCAGTTCGCGCAGCGTGTCGGTCAAGACTTGCGGATCGCGGTACGCCTCGATGCGCAGCGCCCCGAACGCGCAGTACAGCCCGTAGATCCCGATCTCGCGCAGCAGTCGCTCGCGCTCCGCGACGCCAACGGGGGAGTTGCGGCCGGCCTCAAGGAACAGCTCAGCGGACGGCGGCGTCGTCTCGTCGCCGTCCGCGATGGTTTCAAGCCACTGATACGTCTGCTCGTCCACAACCGCGTTCGCGAGGAGGGCGACTGCGGGGAAAACCGGGTACCCCAGCTCCGCCGAGGACCGTTCGGCGGCTTCGCTGGCCTGGTCCCACAGCCCGGGGTCGCCCGGAGTGGAAATGGCGTCGCACTTGTTGAGCAGCCCGCACGCCATGGTCGTGTCCACAGCCTTGCTGGCGTCTTTGTCCACGCTCCGAGCGGCGGCGGTGAGCACATGCAAGACGATTTCGCCGGGGCTTTGGCCGTGCCCGAGGTCCGACTCGACGAAATCCAGCTCGCCCTCCAAGGGCGGGGCCAGCGCCTGGACGACCCTGGACCGCCCGACCCCTTCCCTGCCCTTCACCGCGACCCGGATCGGGTCGGAGATCACACGGCCGAGCTCGTCCACGGCGGCGACCGCCCGGGGCCCCGCCTGCTCGGCCGAGGCGTGCAACGAGGAGACCAGAGCGATGGCCTCCCCGTACGAAGACCACCGATAGGCGCCCCACGACCCTTGTCCCCCGGCAGCGCCCGGATGGCCTCCCCTGACGCGGAGTCCGTTCGTCATCGCCGCTCCTTGCTCCATTGCATATGCCGCGCCCACCCCAGCTTCGCTGTTTACGCCTGAACGGAACTCTAGCAAAGATCACAGCACGGGCAAAGGCTTTCTGCGCAGCGGCGGCAGGATCGACGCTGCCCGCTGGATCAGGCACACTGGAGAGCCTATGACTGCGCGCACCCCCCGCCGCCCCGTTGCCGTCACCGTCGGCCGCCGAGGCACGCTCTCCCCCGTTCTCCAAGACGCCTGGGACCGGTTGTGGCCCAGGTGGGGCATGCGGATCGTCGAGGGCGGCCCGGACAGCGCGGAGGAGCCTCGGGCGGGCGCGGAGCTCCCCGACCTCGTCGAGTGGTTCGGCCGCGCGGCTCCGCTGGTCCTCGACATCGGTTTCGGGAACGGGGCGGCGACCGCGGCCTTGGCCGAACAGCTGCCCGACCACAATGTGCTGGCCGTCGAACGCTACAAGCCCGGACTCGCCCAGCTGCTCCAACTCCTGGACGGGCGCGGCCTCGACAACGTCCGGCTGCTGCGGGCCGACGCCACGGCGGTGCTCGACCGGCTCCCCCCCGGCTCGCTCGCCATGGCGAGGATCCTTTTCCCCGACCCATGGCCCAAAACCAGGCACCACAAACGGCGGCTGGTCAACCTTTGGACCGTCGCGCAGATTGCCGAACGCCTCTGTGTCGGCGGTGTCCTGCACGTCGCGACCGACGACGCGAACTATGCTGAGGCGATAGCCGGCAGCCTTGCCGACGAGCCGCGCCTCGTGGCCCTGCCCGCTGAACGCTCCGTGCCGAGCCGTCCCACCACGGCTTTTGAGGCTCGGGCTCAGCGAGCTGGCCGAGTGGTGACCGAGTTCGCGGTCAGCCGGCGAACCACGGGCTCCGCACAAGAGCCCGGAAATGATTGAGGAGCACACAGACTTGTTCGGAGCCATCGGAGCCTTCGTCTACCGCGCACGGGTCCCGGTCATCACCGTGATGGTCGCCATCTTCGTCGCGTTGGGCGTCTACGGGATCGACATCGGCGACCACCTGAGCCAAGGCGGTTGGTACGACGACAACAGCGAGTCCGCCCGCGCCTCGCGTCTTTCCGACGAGAAATTCGGCCAAGACACCAAATCCGACGTCATCCTGTTCATCACCGCCACGGACCCCGGCAGCACCGTGGAGAGCCCGGCGATCGCCGACGCGGTTTTCAACCAGCTCGCCGCGATCAAACAAGACCACCCGGACAAGACGGTCGACATCTTCAGCCTCTGGGGGGTGTGGAACCACGCCGCGCCGCAGACCTGGCCGAAGGCGACGCCGGACGGGCACGCCCCCGCCGCCATCCCGCTGCTCAAACAGAGGTTGGAAAGCCCGGACGGCAAACACACCTTTGTGAGCATCGGCATCCAAGGCAAGGACGACACCGAACGGGTCAACAACTACCGCTCCGTTCGTGACGCGTTCACATTCTCCGTCCCCGGCGCGAAGGTCGAGACGACCGGTTTGCTCGCGGTCACCGACGCGATCAACGAGACCATGGGCAAAGACGTCCACCGCATGGAGCTCATCGCCGTCCCGCTCACGGCGCTGATTATGTTCTTCGTCTTCGGCGGCGTCGTCGCGGCGATCCTGCCGGCGATCGTGGGCGGGCTCGCCATCCTCGGCGGCAACGGGCTCATCAAACTGCTCACCGAGTTCACCGAAGTCAGCTCGTTCGCCCAGCCTGTGGTGAGCCTCGTCGGCCTCGGCATCGCGGTGGACTACGGGCTCTTCATGGTGAGCCGGTTCCGAGAAGAGCTCGCCGAGGGCTACCCCATCGACATCGCGGTGCGCAGAACCGTGCAGTCCGCGGGCCGCACGGTCGTCTACTCGGCCCTCCTGGTGGTTGTTTCCATCGCGGGAGTGCTGCTCTTCCCACAGGGCTTCCTGCGTTCGGTGGCCTACGCCTGCGGCGTCTCCATCGCGTTCGCGGCCTTCATCTCGCTGACGGTCCTCCCCGCGATGCTGTCCTTCCTTGGCCACCGGGTGGACGCGCTCAGCCTCGACACGATCCTGCGCTTCTTGCGCCTGAATGTCATCGCCGACCTGCCGCTGATGCGCTACTTCAAGCGCACTCGCAGCCGGGAGCAGGTCATGGACGGGTTCTGGGGCAAACTGTCCGCGTGGGTGATGCGGCACCCGGTCAAACTGATGGTCCCGGTGCTGGCGCTGCTCCTCCTGCTCATCCTCCCCGCGCTCAACATCAAGTTCGCCGGGATCAGCGAGAAGTACCTGCCGCCGGACAACCCGACCCGCTTGGGCCTGCAACATTTCGAGGAAACTTTCCCGAAAGAACGCACCGAGCAGCTGAAAATCATGGTGCTCGGCGGCGACCCGCAGCAGTTGAACCAGGTCGCGAGCAAAGCCAACGAGATCAAAGGGTTCACCGGGCAGTTCTCTTTCCCCGACGCCGCGAACCCCGACCCGAGCCGCCTGACCGACGGCGTCGCCGTCGCGACGAACTCCCTCATCAACAGGGACACCGCGGCCGAAGCCGTCAAGCAGCTGCGGGCGCTGAAGGCCCCCCCTGGCACGACGATCTGGATCTTCGGCACCCCTGCTCTTGAGCAGGACAGCATCGACGCCGTGTTCGCGGGCTTCCCGCTGATGGGATTCTTGCTCATCGTCATCACCACCGTCATGATGTTCTTGGCTTTCGGGTCCGTGGTGCTGCCGGTCAAGGCGGTGATCCTGTCCGTGCTCTCGCTCGGCAGCACGCTCGGCGTGCTCACCTGGATCTTCCAGGAAGGCCACGGCGCGGGCCTGTTGAACTTCACGCCATATCCCCTGATGGCCGTGGTGCTCGCCCTCTTGGTGGCGCTCGTCTACGGCCTGTCCTCGGACTACGAGGTCTTCTTGCTCGCGAGGACTGTCGAGGCCAGGGGCAGAGGTCTGTCCACCGAAGCCGCCACCTGCGAAGGAGCCGCGAGCGGCGGGCGGGTCATCACCGCGGCGGCCTTGGTGCTGCTCGTGGTGGCCTCCGCCTTCGGGTTCTCCGAACTCGTCATGATGAAGTACCTCGCCTTCGGCCTCATCGCGGCGCTGCTCATCGATGTCACCGCCATCCGCATGATCCTCGTCCCCGCGACGATGAAACTGCTCGGCGACGAGAACTGGTGGGCTCCGCGTTGGATGAAACGCTTCCAGGAGCGTCTCGGCCTCGGCGAGATCGCGATGCCGGACGAACGCCACCTCATCCCCGCCGGGGCGGGCGGGGCCGCGCCTGCGCCGGACATCGTGCGCACCCAGCGCCCACAAGGGTGGGCCGAGCCTGGCGCGCCGCAGCAACACCCCGTCCCCGGCCAGCTCGCCGGGTTCGCAGACTCGGCCCCCACCCAGCCGATCTACGTCATTGACGACGAAGGCCCCGTCGACCAGCAGGAGTACTGGTCCACGCACGATGTGCCGCCAGCTCCGCCCAAATCCCGGCGAGCAGCGCCGCCACCGTCGCCGGCCTGGGGCGAGCAGCCGCAAGAGCCGTTGCCCACCCCGTGGGCTCCCGCCCCGAACGAGGCTGCCCCGGCCGCGTGGGACGCGGCTCCGGGCGACTACACCGCCCAACGGGAGGCCAACCAGAAAGCCCGCGCCTACCAGCAAGCGGCTGAGGAGTCCCTGCGGGCCGCCGGGGCGGGCGAGCCACCGGCTCCCGCGCAACCGTCAGCGCCCGCGCGACCGCAGACACCGGCACAGCCCACCGAGCCGGAGAAGCCTCAAGCGGGCAGTGGCGAAGACCCGCGCTTCATGTCCGCGGGCCGCCACCGTCCAGGCACACCGGGCACGCTGAGCCCGTGGGACCTGCTCCGCAAGGCGCGGGGCGGCGAGTAGCCCGCTGCGCCCGCCGCACGGAGCCGAGGTCAATGCCCGGCGCGGACATAGCGGAAGTACGTGAGCACGGCGGACAAGAAGTAAACCGCGCCGAACACGGCGAAGGCCATCGTCGCGGAGTGCGCGGCCGAACCGTACGAGGCGCGCAAAACCAGGTTGATGCCCACACCGCCGAGAGCGCCGATGGCCCCGGCGATGCCCATGAGGGAACTCGACATCGACCGCGCCCAGTCGAGCTGCTCGGCGGGGGTCTTCCCGGCGAGTTCCGTCGACTTGCGCGCGAACACCACTGGGATGAGCTTGTAGACCGAGCCGTTGCCCACCCCGGACAAGACGAACAGAAGAATGAACCCGGCGAAGAAGAGCGCCCAGCTGCCCTGCGCTCCTAAAGTTCCTGGCGCCCCCGAAACGCCCGACGCTCCCGCAACGCTCTGCGCGATCACCAGACCGGACGCGGCCAGCATCGCCACGAACACGCCGACGGTGATTTTTCCGCCGCCGATCCGATCCGCGAAGAGGCCCCCCAACGGGCGGGAGAGCGACCCGAGCAGAGGACCGAGGAAGGTCAGCTCCGCCGCGTGCAGCGCGGCCTGCGCGGCGCTTTGCCCTTGGCCGGCGAACTTCAGGCTGAGCACCTGGCCGAAGGCGAAGCTGTAGCCGATGAACGACCCGAACGTCCCGATGTACAGCAGCGAAATCAGCCAGGCGTCGAGGTGGCGCATCGAGGCGAAGAGGTCGGCGAAGCCTTCCTGTTTGCGCGGCAAATTGTCCATCCACAGCGCGGCTCCGGTTGCGGCCAGGGCGATGAGGACCAAGTACACCGCGCACATCACCGGCGCGTGGCCGACGCCGAGGGTCGAGATGACCAAGAGGCCGATGAGTTGGATGACCGGCACGCCGATGTTCCCGCCGCCCGCGTTCAGACCCAACGCCCAGCCTTTGCGCCGTTTGGGGTAGAAGGCGTTGATATTGGCCATGGACGAGGCGAAGTTGCCGCCGCCGATCCCAGCGAAGGCGGCGACGAGCAAAAGCTCGCCGAAGCTCGGCTTGGCGAGCATCGCCCACAGGGCGAGGAGGGTCGGAATGACGAGGAGCAGCGCGGAGACCACCGTCCAATTCCGGCCGCCGAACCGAGCCGGGGCCAGGGTGTAGGGCACTCGCAACACGGCCCCGACCAAGGTGGGCATTGCGGTGAGGAGGAATTTCTGCGCGGGGTTGACATGGTATTCGGGGCCCATGAAAAGAACCATGACCGCCCAGATCGACCAGATCGAGAAACCGACGTGCTCGCAAATGACCGACCACAGGAGGTTGCGCGCGGCGATCTTCTTGCCCGCCGCCTCCCAGAGGACTTCGTCTTCCGGGTCCCAGTCGCGGAGGATGTCTGCGTGTTTCGCGGACGGCTCCGCGAGAGGTTCGAGCGTTGCGGTCATCGGGCGGTTCCTCTGCGTCGTTGATGTGGCTGCGCCCACGATGTCTGTCGTGCGCGACCGCCGGAACGCCTTCACGCTACGAACAGGATGTTGCGCTGTCAGTTTCGCCGGATCACCGAACTGTCAAAGGAATCTCACAAGCGGCTCACGCCTCGGATGCGCCGGGGCGCGCCTGGCTCTTGGGCGCAAGGCCGATCTCGTCCTCGATGTAGCCGCCCTGGCAGACGAACCAGCCGCCGCACATGCCGATCACGGTCGCGGCCGCGAGGAAGGCGAATGACGCGCCCCATGCCCCGGTCTGTTCGTAGAGGACGCCGAACAGGAACGGGCCGCTGATCGCGAGCATGTAGCCCACGCCCTGCGCGAAACCCGAGAGCGCTGCCGCGTGCTCGCTGGTGCGGGTCAGCATGCCGATGAGCGCGAGGTTCATCGCGAACGTGATCGGGCCGAGCCCGAGGAAGACCGTCCAGAGCGCCGGGGCGGCGCCCGGAGCCCAGAAAAGCCCGGCGAAGCCGACGAGGTGGCAGAGCCCGCCGGCGACAACGAAAACGAAGGGGGCGCGCACCCGCGGGAGCAACGGAACGACGATCAGAGGCCCGGCCACGCCGACCACGGAATACAGGGCGATCATGAGCCCGCCCTGCTCGGCGGGCAGCCCGACCGCGGCGAGGCGTTTCGGCAGCCACGTCAGCACGGCATAGCAGTCCAGGCTTGTCACGCCGAAGAGGACCGCCATGCCCCATGCGAGCTTGGACCGGGCGAGAGCCGCGAACGGCACGCGCGCGGTTTCGCCGCGCGCGGCCGGCTCGACCACGTCGTTTCTGCGAGCGGCAAGCACCGCCAACAGCGGGACCGCGAGGAATCCGGCGAGGGCCCAGAGGCCGAGGGAAAGCCGCCAGCCGTAGCTCTGCTGCAACTGGACCGCGATGACCGGCGGCGCCACGGCGCCGAACTGCACGGCAAAGGAGTACCAGGTGCTCACCGCGGCGATGCGTTTCGGGAAATATCGTTTCACCAGCGGCGGCGTGACGATGTTGCCGACGCCCATGCCCGCGAGGGCGAGGGCGTACCAGCACAACTCGTCCCACGCGCCAGCGGCGAAACCTCGGCCGACCAGGCCGAGGAACGTGAGCACCGCGCCGCCCAAGGCGACGCGCTCCAGATCAAACCTGTGCGCGAAGAGCGGCGTGATGAAGCCCGCGAGCCCGAACATCGCCACCGGGGCCAGGCCGAAAACACCCGTCATCGTGTTGGAGAAGCCAAGTTGGCGCTGCAGCTCGCCCAAGAGGGGCGTCAACGAGGTGACCGCCATGCGCAGGGTGAGCGCGGAGGAGACGACGGCGAGGAAGGCGATCGCCTGGCCGCGGCGCGGGCGGACAGGACCGGGGACGTGCTCTACTATGATGTCCGTCTCATACTCCTGCTGTCGCCGGACATCGTGCGTCACCATGAGTGACAATCATAGGATGATTCGCTGAAGAACTCGACCGGGTTTGATCCGGATCACCATCCCGGCCGCCGAAACAGACGAGGAGAAACCCGTGCGCACAGTGGCGCGATCTGGATTGATCGACCAGATCATCACATCGCTCAGTGACGAAATTCATAGCGGCCGCTGGAAGGTCGGCGACAAGATCCCCAACGAGACCGAGCTGACCGAATTGACGGGAGCCTCCCGCAACACTGTCCGCGAAGCCGTGCAGGCATTGGTCCACGCGGGGATGTTGGAGCGCCGCCAAGGCTCCGGCACCTTCGTCATCAGCAGCTCCGACTTCGGCTCCGCTTTAGACCGCTGCTTCTCGCGCGCCGAGCTCTTCGACATCATCGAACTCCGCCTCGCCCTGGAGACGACCGCCGCTCGCCTCGCCGCGCGCAGGCGCACGCCGGAGGACGTCGCCCAACTCTGCGCCCTTTTGGACGAGCATCGCGCGGCCATTGCATCCGGCGACCACGAAGCCGAGACACAGGCGATCGTCGCGCTGCGCCGAGGAATCGTCGCAGCGGGGCACAACAAGGTGTACATCCAAGTCTACGATTCACTGCTGCCGACCCTCATCGCGCAGACCATCCAGTGGCTCAAAAAGGCCACCCCCGAATTCCTCGCCGTCGTGCAGTCTTTCCACTCTCGCTACCAAGCCCTCGTCGGCGCCATCGCCGAGGGGGACGACGAGACTTCGTTCCAGATCATGAGCGATATCCTCACCACCCTGTTGGAGCACGAACAGGCGCAGCTGTCCGCCGCGCGCTAAAACGGCGCTAGAGTGAGCCATCCCCTCCATCGAGCACCCGAGGAGCACCCTTTGTCACGACCCGTGCGCATCAGCGTTCAGATCCCCGCCAGCTACAATCCCGATTACCGAGTCCAACGGGAGCGAGTGAAACGAGTCGAGGACACCGGTGCGGACGCCATCTTCGGTTACGACCACTTCCATGTCCCGCAGTACACCGGCTACGACCCCAAATCGGGGCCGATCCTCGCCGCGACGCAGGAAGACGTGCCGAATTTCGAGCCGATGACCACGCTCGCCGCCTGGGCGGAGCAGACCAGCCGCGCTGAAATCGGCCTCCTTGTGACCGGAATCGGGTACCGGAACCCCGACTTGCTCGCCGACATCGCCCGGACCATCGACCACATCAGCGGCGGCAGGCACATCCTCGGGCTCGGCTCAGGCTGGTACAAGAAGGACTACGACACCTACGGGTACGAGTTCGGCACCGCCGGGTCCCGGCTCGCGGATCTCGAAGCGGGCCTCGCGCGGATCACTGCGCGCTTCGCCCAGCTCAACCCCCGGCCGACACGAAAAATACCGATCCTGATCGGCGGCGGCGGCGAGAAGAAGACGCTTCGCCTCGTCGCGCAGCACGCCGACATCTGGCACTCGTTCGGAGACATCCCCACGCTCACGCGCAAAAGGGCGATCCTGGCGGAGCACGCCGAGGCTGTGGGACGCGACGTGCGGGAGATCGAAATCTCACAGGAGTGGCCCGGCGCGCAAACCGCAGAAGCATATGTCGAGGCCGGGGCCACCTTCTTCAATGTGCGCGCGCACAACGCCTTCGACCGCTACGCCTTCGACCCGGACGACGATTACAGCTGGCTCCGTGAGATCGTCGCCTGGCGGGACAGGATGAACGGCTGAAGGCAGTTCACAGGAAGCCGCGCACCACGTCCACAGCCCGCCCCAGCCGCCCCGCAGTGGGCTCGGTGGCCTTCGGGTGCAGCAGGTGCACCGCCAAACGGAACAACAGCGCGCGGAGCATCAGCTGCGGGAAATCGGCCAGATGCGCCCACCGGCCCGGCAAAGCGGGGTCCGCGTCGCCCCACACCAGCGCGTCGACCACCACAAGCGCGGTTCCCCAGTTGGCGGGGCGCCAGTACGGCACGAGGTCCGTCAAGCCGGGGTCGGCGGAACCATGGAAAACGACTGTCTCAAGGAAATCGCCATGCACCACTTGGCACGGCAGATGCAACGGCTCGCGCAACGGGGTCAGCGCCCGGAACATGCCCAAAACCTGCTCTTGGTGCTCGGCCAGGACGGTCTCCCCCGGCCAGTTCGCGACACCGGAAAGATAACGGGAAGGGTCCGGCTCCCAGGCCGCGCGGTCCGCGACCAAATACACGTCCGGCTCGGCGAGCAGCGCGGGCAACGGGCCGATGAGGAACCGGGGGCGGGCCAGCCCGGACATCGCTTGCTGCAAACGGATCGACCCGGCCACGAGTTCGTCGAACCGGGGCTGCGCGCTGCCCTCGACGTAGGTGTCCGCGCGCCAGCCGGAGATGATGTAGCGCCCGTCGCTGGAGCGCACCGGGCGCGCCACGCGGAACCCCGCTGGCGCGAGCGTCTCACGGACCCTGGCCGACCATCCCGCGCGCGCGGGATCGCCCGCCGTGGAGAGCACCACGCCGCCATAGCGGAAAGCTCCCGCGCCCAGCTGCGCCGGGGCGCCGGACTCAAGGCCGAAGGCCGAAACCACATGGGCGGGCGGCGGGACTGTGTCGAGCTCGACGGCGGTGCTCATGGGGCCACCCAGCTCATGCGACTGTTCATCACTTGCCACCTTCCGAAACACATGCTTTTCTGATCGCGCGCTTCTTCGACGACAGCGCTGTCCCGACATGCCGCCCTCCTCAACAGGGCAGTACGCGCGCTTCTTCGACCGTACTCCCGCACACCTCGCCGCTGGCGCAGGACACGGGGACGTTAGCAAACTGTCATTGTGGCGCTCAGCCCGATTGGGCGGCCCGCCACGCGATGAGGCCGCCTTTCAGATCGAACACATCCTTGAAACCGGCGTCCACGAGCAGCTTCGCCGCGTGCGCGGACCTCGGCCCGAGCCCGCAGTACACAACAACCATGCGGTCATCGGGGATCTCGCCGGATTGGGCCGCCGACGCGATCCGCGCGAGCGGGATGTGTTTGGCCCCCGCGATGTGCCCGCCCGCCCATTCCGCGTCCTCGCGGACGTCGACCAGGGCGGGGGGGCTTTCGCTGGAAAGCAGCTCGGCCAACTCGCGAGGCCGCACCGACCGGGGCTCGGCGAGCCGCGAGGACCGCGCAGCAGCGCTGAACGTTTCCCCGGGGCCCCGGTCGGGGCCTTGCCCAGGGAAAACTTCAGGCCGCTCCCCCAAACCCTCTCCATCAGCCCTGAACTTTTCCCCGGGGCCCCGGTCGGGGCCTTGCCCAGGGAAAACTTCAGGCCGCTCCCCCAAACCCTCTCCATCAGCCCTGAACTTTTCCCCGGGGCCCCGGTCAGGGTCGCGCCGCACAGCGACCGTCCGAGTGCGACCGGTGAGCGCGTCATACAGAACAAGGGTGCCGAGCAGCGGCTCGCCGATCCCCGTGATGAGCTTGACAGCCTCGGCGGCCATGAGCGAACCCACCACGCCGCACACCACGCCCAGCACGCCGCCTTCGGCGCAGTTCGGCACCGAGCCTTCGGCGGGCGGCTCAGGGTAAAGGTCTCGGTAATCGATCCCCCGGCCGCCTGGAGCCGCCTCCCAGAACACCGACACTTGGCCTGAGAAGCGGTGCAGAGAGCCCCACACATACGGCTTGCCCGTCTGCGCGGCCGAGTCGTTCACCAGGTAACGAGTGGCGAAATTGTCCGAACCGTCCACCACAAGATCGTATTGGCGGAACAACGAAGCCGCGTTCGCCGAAGTCAGCCGTTCCCGAATCGGGCAGACCCGCGTCTGCGGCGCCAACGCCGCAATCCGGTCCTCGGCGCTCTGGGTCTTCGCCCGCCCAACGTCCGCGCTCCCGTGCAGAATCTGGCGCCCGAGATTGGAAAGCTCCACCTCGTCGAAATCCACCACCCCCAGCGTGCCGACACCGGCGGCTGCCAGGTACAGCAACACCGGCGATCCGAGTCCTCCAGCACCAACGACCAGCACTTTCGCATTCTTCAACCGCAACTGGCCGTCCTCGCCAAGCTCGGGAAGGATCGTCTGCCGCGAAAAACGCTCCTGCTCGGCGGCGGTCAGCTCGGCGGCGGGCGGCACCAATGGCGGCAACGGCATCCCACCAGAATAATCGTCCAGCGGCCCTGCGCTCCCTGTCGCTACGGGTACGGCCAAGCGTTGGGCTTGCAAACCTTCCCGTCCGGGGGCACAACCCCCGCGGGGTCCAGGTCAGCGATGTCGTTGTTCGCCACCCCGAAGGACTGCTGCATCATGATCGGGGCGAGCGCGCCGTCGATGTAGCAAGGCTGGTGGTTCGGGTGGCCGATGGCGTGGCCGACCTCATGGTTCACCATGTACTTGCGGTACTCGATCCGGTCGCCGCTGAAAGCCACCGCGCCCCGGACCCAGCGCGCGTAATTGAGCACCACACGGCGGTCCTGCGGCTTGTAGCAGGAAGTTTCCAGCTGAATGTCGTAGCCGCACTCCTGGCGGGTGGTCTCCGGGGACGTGAGGGAAATCCGGAAAAAACCAACGGCGCCCTCGCCGCTGTGCTGCTTGTCGTCCTCATCGGCGGCCGACTCCGCGGAGCGGATGTCATCAGCCGACGAGACCCGCTGGAACGAGTACGTGTCGCCCTCGCTGCCGGGGATCTGGTCGGTCCCCCCGATCCAACTGTGCGGATCGCGCAGGGTGCTGTCCACGCCCGACGAGAACGCGTCCGTGCCCATGAGCGGGGAAAGGTCGATGCCGTCCTCCACTTCGACTGTGTAGCGGAAGAACTTCTTCGAGCCAGCGGGCCCGTAGCGGTCGCTCGGCCCGTTCAGAACGGACCAGGTTCCTTGGCCAGCCTGCGTGAACGAAATGCCTTCCGGCAAAGCTCCGCTCTTCTTCGTCCGATCCGAGAGCGTGTTCCCAATCGGGATGCCGATGCCTTTGCCCCGCTCTC from Segniliparus rotundus DSM 44985 includes:
- a CDS encoding DUF3152 domain-containing protein, with the translated sequence MLERMTWTGSPEYRPSPVGGWGSEPVPYDHQQFPPQQKPLVKAPLRARIDPVGLETRGDRGSRRNRQQRRKQGWFGRVMRLYGWRVYMVPVLVVITSLLAVDGWRHHGAQKAEAASSTRQRDSHALGERGKGIGIPIGNTLSDRTKKSGALPEGISFTQAGQGTWSVLNGPSDRYGPAGSKKFFRYTVEVEDGIDLSPLMGTDAFSSGVDSTLRDPHSWIGGTDQIPGSEGDTYSFQRVSSADDIRSAESAADEDDKQHSGEGAVGFFRISLTSPETTRQECGYDIQLETSCYKPQDRRVVLNYARWVRGAVAFSGDRIEYRKYMVNHEVGHAIGHPNHQPCYIDGALAPIMMQQSFGVANNDIADLDPAGVVPPDGKVCKPNAWPYP